GCAGCGCCACGGGCGCCGGGGAGAGGAAGGCCCTGGTCAGCGCGAGCAGTTGCCGCTCCCCCGCGGACAGCGCGGCCGGGTCGACCTGCCCGGCCGGGCCGCCGAGCCGGTCGAGCAGGTCGCCCGCGCCCACCGCCTCGGCCGCCGCGGTCAGCGCGGCGGCCGGCGGGGGCGCGGCGCGCAGGTAGGAGAGGTTGTCGGCGACGCTGCCGCGGAACACGTACGCCTCCTGCGGGATCAGGACGCGCAGCGCGGCCAGTTCCGCTGCCGTGCGTCCGGCCACCGGCCGCCCGCACAGCGCGACCCGGCCGGCGCGCGGCGCGAGCAGGCCGGCGGCCAGCGCGGCGAGCGTCGACTTCCCCGCGCCGCTCGGCCCGACGACGGCCAGGTGCCCGCCGGGTGGCACGGCCAGGTCGAGGCCGTCGAGCACGGGGTCGGCCCGGCCGCCGTAGGCGAACGTCACACCGCGCAGCTCCACGGCCGGCCGCCGGCGCGCCGCGCCCACCCCCGGCGCGCGCGCCTCCCGCGCGGGCGCCGGTCCGGCCCGTTCCGCCGGCGCAGACCCGGACGGCTCCACCACCGACCCGGACGGCTCCACCGCCGCCCCGGCCCGTTCCCGCGCCGACTCGGCGGGCGGGCCCTGCGGCGGCAGCGGGTCGGTGCGCAGCCGGGCGATCACCACGGCGAGCCGGGTGCCGGCGCTGCCGACACCGCCGAGCAGCGCCTGCAACGCGGGCAGCAGGGCCTGCGTGACGAACGTGAGCGCGCCGAGCAGGCCCCCCGGCGTCACGCCGTTGCGCAGCAACCAGGGGCCGAGGAACAGCAGCAGCAGGACCGGCAGTTGACCGCCGATACCCAGGGCGACCACGCGCACGGCCCCCCAGCGGCCGAGCGCGAGCGCGGCGGCCAGCTCCGCGTCGACGCGCGCGCCGACGGCCGCCTCGGCCCGGCCCCGCACGCCCGCGGCCGTGATGTCCCGCAGCCCCCCGGCCGTCTCGCCGAACGCGTCGGCCAGCGCCTCGTCCGCGACCAGCACCGCGCGCTGCCGCCTGGCCAGCGGGCGCAGCGACCAGGCGAACAGGGCGAGCGCGAGCAGCAGCGGGCCGAGCACGACGGGCAGCAGCACGGGCGCGAGCGAGGCGAGCCCGGCCAGCGAGCCCGCGAGCGTGCACACGAACATCTGGAGCACGAGTACGAGTCCGGCGAAGCTGTCCCTGGCGATCTCGACCTGGTGCGTCAGCCGGGACACGTCCGCGGTGCCGCTCTCCGGCCGCCCGGCGCGCACGGCGCGGTGCAGCCCGCGCGCGACGACCTCGCGCACCAGGCCGTCGCGCAGCGGCTCGGCGAGCGCCCCCACGGCGCGGTGCACGCGCGCGGTGCCGAACGCGCCGGCCAGCACGCCGCCGCCGGCCGCCGCCAGCCAGGCCAGGCCGACGCCGGTGCGCCCGGCGAGGAACCCGTCGTCCAGGGCGCGCGCCAGGCCGTAGCCGAGGAGGAACGTCTGCGCGGCCGGCAGCAGGCCCCACGCGGCGAGGACGGCCAGGGGGCGGCGGTTGCGCCGCAGGTACCGGAACACCGCGTGGTCACGCACCGGCCGCACCTCCCGCCCTCGCCTCGCTCGTCCCGGCGGCCTCGCCGCGCGCGGGCTCGTCGGCCGCCCACAGCGCCCGGTAGTCGGCGCGGGCCCACAGCTCGCCGTGCGGCGCCAGCGCGCGGACGCGGCCCTCGTCGAGCCAGGCCACGAGGTCGGCGCGGGCGGCGGAGCCTGCCCTGTGGGCCACGACCAGGCGGGTGCGGGCCGCGGTGTGCGCGGCGAGGGCGCGGGCCACGTGCAGTTCTGTGACCGTGTCGAGGCTCGATGTGGCGTCGTCGAGGATCAGCAGCCGACCGCCGCGGGCGAACGCCCGTGCCAGGCCGAGCCGTTGCAGTTCGCCGCCGGACAGGGGAACGCCGTCGCAGCGGGTCGCGTACCCCGCGGGGAGGGTGCGGATGAAGCCGTCGGCGCGGGCCGCCCGCGCCGCCGCCGCGACGCGTTCCGGCGGCGGCGCGGGGCCGGGCCCGAGGCCGATGGTGGCGGCGACGGTCGGGGCCAGCGTGCCGCCGAGCAGCGCGGGGCGTTCGAACGCGTAGCCGACTTCCGCGCGCAGCGCGTCGGGCGCCAGGTCGGTGACGGGCACGCCGTCGATGAGCACCCGTCCTGCGTCGGGCTCGGCCAGGCCGCCGGCGAGCGCGGCGAGCAGCGACTTGCCGGCCCCCGAGCGGCCGACGAGGGCGACGGTGCTGCCGCCCGGCACCACCAGGTCGAGCCCGCGCAGCACCTCCCGCCCGCCGCGCCGCGCGCTCACGCCCCGGAACTCGACCCGCCCAGGGCCGCCGGGCGGCAGCGCCGCGCCGCCGTGGCGCTGCGGCGGCACGGCCAGCACCTCGCCGACGCGCACGGCGGCGGCGCGGGCGCGCACCAGGCGGTTGAGGTGGCCGACGAACAGTCCGACGCCGCCGGCGAGCGCGGCGTACCTGGCCGCCGCGAGCAGGCCGCCGACGGTCAGGTCGCCGACGGCGAGCAGCAGCCCGCCGGTGGCGACCACGGCCAGCTGGAGCAGCGGCGTGAGCGCGGCGGCCCGGCCCGTGGCGCGGGCGTTGACCCGCCACATCCGCAGGCCGTGCTCGCCGAGCCGGGGCAGCGGGTCGAGCACGCGGCGCCGTTCCGCCTCCTCGGTGCCCGCGGCGGCGATCGTCCTGGCCCCGCGCAGCGCGTCCACCAGGCGGCCCGCGATGTCAGCCTGGGCGCGCTGGTAGCCGGCGAACGCGTCGCCCGCCGACCGCGCGAACGCCCGCAGCAGCAGGGCGAGCAGCGGCAGTCCCGCGAGGAAGACCAGCGCGAGCCGCGCGTCGGTCACGGCCAGGGCGACGATCGCGCCCAGCGGGGTCGCGGCGGCGGCGAAGGCCGCGGCCAGGGCGGCGGGCGCGGCGCCCGCGTGGACGGCGTTCCCCGTGGCCCGGGCGACCAGGTCGCCCTCGGGAAAACGGGCCGCGGCCCCCGGGCCCGCCGCCAGCAGGTGCCGCAGCAGCCGGCCGCGCAGCCAGGCGGCGCCGTGCGCGTCGGCGCCGGCGGTGAGCACGGTGGTGAGCACGCCGACGAGGACCTGCGCGATGACCAGGCCCGCGGTCAGCAGGGCCGGGCCGCCGGCGGCGTCCCCCTCGGCCAGCAGCGCGTCGAGGGCGCGGCCGAGCGCGGTGGGCAGCGCGAGCGCCACGCCCGCGGCGGCGAGGGACAGCGCGAACAGCACGGCCATGCGGCCGGCGCCCTGCCGGGCCGTGGCGCGCAGGGTCGGGTCCAGAAGGTGCGTCGGCATGGCGCTTCGCTGCTCCTTCGCGGGAACGGGCGCGGCCCCGCGCTGCTGCGCGGGGCCGCGGTGTCCGCCGGGATGCCCCGGGCCTCGGACTCAGAGACAGAGGATGACGCTGTTGGAGCTGTGGGTGTCGCAGATCAGCAGGCTGAGGCTGCTGAGGTCGCCCTCGCCGCCGCCGCCGGTGGCAACCTCGGGCTCCATGCTCTGAAGGTCAAGAAGGGACATGGCGGTTCCTCTCTTCGAGAAGGTGAACGGGTCGTGCACGGGCGGCCCCGAGCGGGGCGCCCACGGCCTCCGTCAGGCGGACGGAGGCCGTGCCTTGGGGTGCCGCGGGTGCGGCAGGAACGGCAGGCGCGGCAGGCCGGCCGGGTCCCCCGGCCGGTGCAGCGCGGTGCCGAGGGCCAGCAGGCAGCCGGCGGTCCCGGTGCCGAGGTCCATCGACAGGCGCATCATCTGCTCTCCCGGGAAGGCGAGTTCGCCGTCGTAGGCCATCGCGTACCAGCCGAGCGCGTCGATCTGCGCGGCGAGGGCGGCCTCCGGCTCGGGCCCGGGGCGCCGACCGGGCGGCGCGGGCCTCGCGGCCGTGCGCGCCAGGTGCCAGATCATGCCGGCCCGGCCGCGGAACAGGCCGGGCTGCGCGTAGTACCGCAGCCGCGCGGCGGGCAGGATGTCCGCCGCGGCCCGGGCCAGGTCCTCCTCAGCGGGCAGTCCCGCCGATGAGGCCGCGGCCAGGTAGTCGTCCAGCACCGCCGCGATGCCGACACTGCCCTCGCCGAGGTAGGGCATGAGCCGGTCGCCCTCGTCGACCAGGAGCGCCCCGGAACGGTCCGCCCGGCAGTGCGCGAGGTCGCGCCGCAGCGCGGCGGCGGCCGTCGCGAGCAGCCGGACCTCGCCGGTCCGTTCGTACCGGCGCAGGAACAGCAGCGCCACCCCGGTGGCCCCGTGCAGCAGACCGGCCCTGCGGTGGCCGCGCGGCTCGGCGGGCCCGGCGACGTGCCGCGCGGCGAGTTCCGCGGCGCGGCCGGCGTGCACGGCGAGCGCGGGGTTCCCGGTGTCGGCG
Above is a genomic segment from Streptomyces marincola containing:
- a CDS encoding ATP-binding cassette domain-containing protein; this encodes MRDHAVFRYLRRNRRPLAVLAAWGLLPAAQTFLLGYGLARALDDGFLAGRTGVGLAWLAAAGGGVLAGAFGTARVHRAVGALAEPLRDGLVREVVARGLHRAVRAGRPESGTADVSRLTHQVEIARDSFAGLVLVLQMFVCTLAGSLAGLASLAPVLLPVVLGPLLLALALFAWSLRPLARRQRAVLVADEALADAFGETAGGLRDITAAGVRGRAEAAVGARVDAELAAALALGRWGAVRVVALGIGGQLPVLLLLFLGPWLLRNGVTPGGLLGALTFVTQALLPALQALLGGVGSAGTRLAVVIARLRTDPLPPQGPPAESARERAGAAVEPSGSVVEPSGSAPAERAGPAPAREARAPGVGAARRRPAVELRGVTFAYGGRADPVLDGLDLAVPPGGHLAVVGPSGAGKSTLAALAAGLLAPRAGRVALCGRPVAGRTAAELAALRVLIPQEAYVFRGSVADNLSYLRAAPPPAAALTAAAEAVGAGDLLDRLGGPAGQVDPAALSAGERQLLALTRAFLSPAPVALLDEATCHLDPAAEAGAERAFAARPGGTLVVIAHRISSARRADRVLVLDGAEAHSGTPRELLDRSALFRDLAAGWSDPARAPGDADGVDAVAGPGLADDGGQVVAHRALREP
- a CDS encoding ABC transporter transmembrane domain-containing protein, whose product is MPTHLLDPTLRATARQGAGRMAVLFALSLAAAGVALALPTALGRALDALLAEGDAAGGPALLTAGLVIAQVLVGVLTTVLTAGADAHGAAWLRGRLLRHLLAAGPGAAARFPEGDLVARATGNAVHAGAAPAALAAAFAAAATPLGAIVALAVTDARLALVFLAGLPLLALLLRAFARSAGDAFAGYQRAQADIAGRLVDALRGARTIAAAGTEEAERRRVLDPLPRLGEHGLRMWRVNARATGRAAALTPLLQLAVVATGGLLLAVGDLTVGGLLAAARYAALAGGVGLFVGHLNRLVRARAAAVRVGEVLAVPPQRHGGAALPPGGPGRVEFRGVSARRGGREVLRGLDLVVPGGSTVALVGRSGAGKSLLAALAGGLAEPDAGRVLIDGVPVTDLAPDALRAEVGYAFERPALLGGTLAPTVAATIGLGPGPAPPPERVAAAARAARADGFIRTLPAGYATRCDGVPLSGGELQRLGLARAFARGGRLLILDDATSSLDTVTELHVARALAAHTAARTRLVVAHRAGSAARADLVAWLDEGRVRALAPHGELWARADYRALWAADEPARGEAAGTSEARAGGAAGA
- a CDS encoding SapB/AmfS family lanthipeptide — encoded protein: MSLLDLQSMEPEVATGGGGEGDLSSLSLLICDTHSSNSVILCL